A section of the Kribbella sp. HUAS MG21 genome encodes:
- a CDS encoding penicillin acylase family protein, giving the protein MPRPALRTRLRPTIAVVAGSAAVAALLVAAPAPTQAAPQAVAATPKDYCLEQCRDILPPGQNGHATFTDLLAFKALGVRPAHFSDTVKPYQDLVWNAQGITDDGLAPYFDDASFGVKPDDVASTIKPRSDVTIVRDKSRGIPHITGTTRLGTMFGAGYAGAQDRLFVMDVFRHLGRGQLTPFAGGAPANRAFEQEFWRTAPYTEADLQRQFDDADELYGADGVKMQQDIQAWVDGVNHYIDTVGIAYPGEYVALGLDWPTPHWKVTDVVATAAVVAGIFGTGGGSEVTSALALLEAQAKYGVAAGTKVWESFRSQNDPEANTTVHNGATFPYGTTGPNPAGRALPDRGSVTPEPQVIDQTVNRTATAKPMPKGAEELRGIFDGGLFPEGFGKKGMSNALLVSGAHTQSGNPIAVYGPQTGYFAPQLLLRQELQGPGISTRGIAFAGLNFYTLIGRGPDYSWSATSAGQDITDTFAVPLCEPNGGTPRKTSQYYVFRGDCVPIERLERHNAWYASLGSSEPAGSYTLVALRTEYGIVTHRGTVGGKPVLFTKNRSTYGNEAGSALGFMQFNDPGKIRSAADFQKAAANIGYTFNWFYTDKNSIAYYNSGDNPVRAAGADPNLPTWSSYEWQGWNPDTNRATYTPSAQHPQVVNQDYLTSWNNKQAPGYSASDGQWGYNAVYRSQPLDDRIEAVIDSGQKFTRGKLVEAMEDAATVDLRGDQVLPYLLRVLKSAPITDPAVADAVAKLTAWQQSGAHRRTPTAGSRTYDHADAIRLLDAWWPALIPAQFKDLGPELYGALVANLKIDERPGAQGSAFQSGWWGFVQRDLRKVLGDPVKAEQPVTYCGGGSLAACRSTLTETLLAATKVPASTTYPATADCAAGDQYCADQIAHNPMGGITQDRIAWVNRPTYQQVIEFPAKRGDDVGNLAVGKTATASSYEKGWYNSPPALAVDGKLDTRWASDWSDPQWLKVDLGNEQPVRRVVLRWEAAYAKGYRVEVSRDGAAWQQVYATTAGDGGTDVVRFGAVPARYVRVTGTQRATSYGYSLFELQVFRW; this is encoded by the coding sequence GTGCCCCGCCCCGCACTCCGAACCCGCCTTCGTCCGACGATCGCCGTCGTGGCCGGCAGCGCCGCCGTCGCTGCCCTGCTCGTGGCCGCGCCCGCACCGACCCAAGCGGCGCCGCAAGCCGTTGCCGCGACCCCCAAGGATTATTGCCTCGAGCAATGCCGCGACATCCTGCCGCCGGGCCAGAACGGCCACGCGACGTTCACGGATCTCCTTGCTTTCAAGGCATTGGGGGTGCGCCCGGCGCACTTCAGTGACACGGTGAAGCCGTACCAGGACCTCGTCTGGAACGCGCAGGGCATCACCGACGACGGCCTCGCGCCGTACTTCGACGATGCCTCGTTCGGCGTGAAACCTGATGACGTGGCGAGCACGATCAAGCCGCGCAGTGACGTGACGATCGTCCGCGACAAGTCGCGCGGGATCCCGCACATCACCGGCACCACCCGGCTGGGCACCATGTTCGGCGCCGGGTACGCCGGCGCGCAGGACCGGCTGTTCGTGATGGACGTGTTCCGGCACCTCGGGCGCGGGCAGCTGACGCCGTTCGCGGGTGGCGCGCCGGCGAACCGCGCGTTCGAGCAGGAGTTCTGGCGTACGGCGCCGTACACCGAGGCCGACCTGCAGCGGCAGTTCGACGACGCGGACGAGTTGTACGGCGCCGACGGCGTGAAGATGCAGCAGGACATCCAGGCCTGGGTCGATGGGGTGAACCACTACATCGACACGGTCGGCATCGCGTACCCCGGTGAGTACGTCGCGCTCGGGCTCGACTGGCCGACGCCGCACTGGAAGGTGACGGACGTCGTCGCGACGGCGGCCGTGGTCGCGGGCATCTTCGGCACCGGCGGCGGTTCCGAGGTCACGTCCGCGCTGGCGCTCCTCGAGGCGCAGGCGAAGTACGGCGTGGCGGCGGGCACCAAGGTGTGGGAGTCGTTCCGGTCGCAGAACGACCCGGAGGCGAACACCACGGTGCACAACGGCGCGACGTTCCCGTACGGGACCACCGGGCCGAACCCGGCCGGCCGCGCGCTGCCGGACCGCGGCTCGGTGACGCCGGAGCCTCAGGTCATCGACCAGACCGTGAACCGGACGGCGACCGCGAAGCCGATGCCGAAGGGCGCCGAGGAACTGCGCGGAATCTTCGACGGCGGACTGTTTCCGGAAGGATTCGGAAAGAAAGGAATGTCGAACGCGCTGCTCGTTTCCGGTGCGCACACGCAGTCCGGGAACCCGATCGCGGTCTACGGCCCGCAGACCGGGTACTTCGCACCGCAGCTGCTGCTCCGCCAGGAACTCCAGGGCCCGGGGATCAGCACCCGCGGCATCGCGTTCGCCGGCCTGAACTTCTACACGCTGATCGGCCGCGGACCCGACTACTCGTGGAGCGCGACGTCCGCGGGCCAGGACATCACCGACACGTTCGCCGTCCCGCTCTGCGAGCCGAACGGCGGAACGCCGCGGAAAACGTCGCAGTACTACGTTTTCCGCGGCGACTGCGTACCGATCGAGCGGCTCGAGCGGCACAACGCCTGGTACGCCAGCCTCGGCTCGTCGGAGCCCGCCGGATCGTACACGTTGGTTGCCCTGCGCACCGAGTACGGCATCGTCACGCATCGCGGAACGGTCGGCGGAAAACCGGTGCTGTTCACCAAGAACCGGTCGACGTACGGCAACGAGGCGGGGTCGGCGCTCGGGTTCATGCAGTTCAACGACCCGGGCAAGATCCGGTCGGCCGCCGACTTCCAGAAGGCCGCGGCGAACATCGGGTACACGTTCAACTGGTTCTACACCGACAAGAACTCGATCGCGTACTACAACTCCGGCGACAACCCGGTCCGCGCGGCCGGCGCGGACCCGAACCTGCCGACGTGGAGCAGCTACGAGTGGCAGGGGTGGAACCCGGACACCAACCGCGCGACGTACACCCCGTCGGCCCAGCATCCGCAGGTTGTGAACCAGGACTACCTGACCAGCTGGAACAACAAGCAGGCTCCGGGGTACTCCGCCTCGGACGGCCAGTGGGGCTACAACGCGGTGTACCGCAGCCAGCCGCTCGACGACCGGATCGAGGCGGTCATCGACAGCGGGCAGAAGTTCACGCGCGGGAAGCTCGTCGAGGCGATGGAGGACGCGGCGACGGTGGACCTCCGCGGTGACCAGGTCCTGCCGTACCTGCTCCGCGTCCTGAAGAGCGCCCCGATCACCGACCCGGCGGTGGCCGACGCCGTCGCCAAGCTGACCGCGTGGCAACAGTCCGGCGCGCACCGCAGGACTCCGACTGCCGGATCCCGCACCTACGACCACGCGGATGCGATCCGCCTCTTGGACGCGTGGTGGCCCGCGCTCATCCCCGCACAGTTCAAGGACCTCGGTCCGGAGCTGTACGGCGCGCTCGTCGCCAACCTGAAGATCGACGAGCGACCGGGCGCACAAGGATCCGCGTTCCAGAGCGGCTGGTGGGGCTTCGTCCAGCGCGACTTGCGGAAGGTTCTCGGCGACCCGGTCAAGGCGGAGCAGCCGGTGACGTACTGCGGCGGCGGTTCCCTGGCCGCGTGCCGCAGCACCCTGACCGAGACCTTGCTCGCGGCCACCAAGGTGCCGGCGTCGACGACCTACCCGGCGACGGCGGACTGCGCGGCCGGCGACCAGTACTGTGCCGACCAGATCGCGCACAACCCGATGGGCGGCATCACCCAGGACCGGATCGCGTGGGTGAACCGGCCGACGTACCAGCAGGTGATCGAGTTCCCGGCGAAGCGCGGCGACGACGTCGGCAACCTGGCGGTCGGCAAGACCGCGACCGCGAGCAGCTACGAGAAGGGCTGGTACAACTCGCCGCCCGCGCTCGCCGTCGACGGCAAGCTGGACACCAGGTGGGCGAGCGACTGGTCCGACCCGCAGTGGCTGAAGGTTGATCTCGGCAACGAGCAACCCGTGCGACGGGTCGTCCTGCGGTGGGAGGCGGCCTACGCGAAGGGCTACCGCGTGGAGGTGTCGCGGGACGGGGCGGCCTGGCAGCAGGTGTACGCGACGACGGCCGGTGACGGCGGGACGGACGTGGTCCGGTTCGGCGCCGTGCCGGCCCGCTACGTGCGCGTCACCGGGACGCAGCGCGCGACGTCGTACGGCTATTCACTCTTCGAGCTGCAAGTCTTCAGATGGTGA
- a CDS encoding aminotransferase class V-fold PLP-dependent enzyme, whose product MTTTLGNTMGIHDRYRLSVVINAKGTYTPLGVSRSSDGVAAAVAQALPEFFVMDELGDRASEAIAQVTGAPAGTVVHCTAAGVTLAVAATMTGGDPRRTAALPNTADMHNRVVLPACHVVDYGHSNLQGIRLAGAQVDLAGEEDSCTIADLEAELDGPDVACLMLVSSRLTRGEPIDLAAAIRAAHRRGVPAIIDGAAQFPRIADLLATGADLVLVSGQKYLGSPTAGIAAGTWSLVQALRAQEKGIGRVMKPTKEAIVGVLAALEEWQAFDRVKWEADERAKVDAFVDAVSRIPGVTAEAVPDPAGLQVSRVLLQVGDAKRVATELEAGTPPIYVMTDRMAEGELMLELVPLDADEIATVVARLWAVLT is encoded by the coding sequence GTGACCACTACGCTCGGCAACACCATGGGCATTCATGATCGTTACCGGTTGAGTGTGGTGATCAACGCCAAGGGGACGTACACCCCGCTCGGGGTGTCCCGCAGTTCCGACGGGGTGGCGGCGGCCGTCGCACAGGCGTTGCCTGAGTTCTTCGTGATGGACGAGCTCGGCGACCGCGCCAGCGAGGCCATCGCGCAGGTCACCGGGGCCCCCGCCGGCACCGTCGTGCACTGCACCGCGGCCGGCGTCACGCTCGCCGTCGCGGCCACGATGACGGGCGGCGATCCCCGGCGTACGGCGGCCTTGCCGAACACGGCCGACATGCACAACCGCGTCGTACTGCCGGCCTGTCACGTCGTCGACTACGGACACTCCAACCTGCAGGGCATCCGGCTCGCCGGCGCGCAGGTGGACCTGGCCGGCGAGGAGGACAGCTGCACGATCGCCGACCTGGAAGCAGAGCTCGACGGACCCGATGTCGCATGCCTGATGCTGGTGTCGTCACGGCTGACGCGCGGCGAGCCGATCGACCTGGCGGCGGCGATCCGGGCCGCGCACCGTCGCGGCGTACCGGCCATCATCGACGGCGCGGCGCAGTTCCCGCGGATCGCAGACCTGCTCGCGACCGGCGCGGACCTGGTACTGGTCAGCGGGCAGAAGTACCTCGGCTCGCCGACCGCCGGGATCGCGGCCGGAACGTGGTCGCTGGTGCAGGCGCTTCGCGCGCAGGAGAAGGGCATCGGGCGGGTGATGAAGCCGACGAAGGAGGCGATCGTCGGCGTCCTCGCGGCGCTCGAGGAGTGGCAGGCGTTCGACCGGGTCAAGTGGGAGGCGGACGAGCGCGCGAAGGTGGACGCGTTCGTCGACGCGGTGTCGCGGATCCCCGGTGTCACAGCCGAGGCCGTCCCGGATCCGGCCGGCCTGCAGGTGTCCCGGGTGTTGCTGCAGGTCGGCGACGCCAAGCGGGTCGCGACCGAACTCGAAGCCGGCACCCCGCCGATCTACGTGATGACCGACCGGATGGCCGAGGGCGAGCTGATGCTCGAGCTGGTCCCACTGGACGCGGACGAGATCGCGACGGTCGTCGCCCGCTTGTGGGCCGTTCTGACCTGA
- a CDS encoding DEAD/DEAH box helicase, translating into MTQHHQSDPESADGRIKKPRHKKHQNQSYGERLAAQQPSETPRENRAPVKGYRSEQPRPDRGQRTSGRDDRPAFRRDDRAQDSRPRYNRDERPQYNRDDRTYNRDERQRFNRDERSSYRRDDRSQGERGDRPRFNRDERPQYNRDNRDNRSQYNDRPRFERDDKSFRRDDRRSERVEQPVDLGNVADDNQFAALGLAPRLVQRLARDGITTPFPIQAATIPDALAGKDVLGRGQTGSGKTLGFGLPTLMRLAGGRTESRRPRGMILVPTRELAMQVHDALEPLAHVMNVSLKLIAGGLPYPKQIDALRRGVDLLIATPGRLIDLCEQGAADLGAVEISVLDEADHMCDMGFMPAVTTLLDMTPPEGQRLLFSATLDNDVDTIVRTYLKDPVQHSTESGQATVTTMEHHLLVIEPAHKQSLTAELASRDGRTIVFVRTKLGADRIATQLRDRGVMAAALHGGLTQGMRNRTLDQFKDGSVPVLVATDVAARGIHVDDVGLVVQADPPAEHKDYLHRAGRTARAGGKGAVVTLVLPHQRRGMIRMAETAGVKAEPVRARPGDELVTELTGGSKPSGYPVKLPAPKPQRFAKGGGGRGGKRFGSNRPGRGHDNRGGSGPRRTGNGPRRTDGKSYQH; encoded by the coding sequence GTGACCCAGCACCACCAGTCCGACCCCGAGTCCGCCGACGGGCGGATCAAGAAGCCGCGCCACAAGAAGCACCAGAACCAGTCGTACGGCGAGCGCCTGGCCGCCCAGCAGCCGTCCGAAACACCCCGCGAGAACCGCGCTCCGGTGAAGGGCTACCGCTCCGAGCAGCCCCGGCCCGACCGAGGCCAGCGCACGAGCGGCCGCGACGACCGGCCGGCGTTCCGCCGGGACGACCGCGCGCAGGACAGCCGTCCGCGCTACAACCGCGACGAGCGCCCGCAGTACAACCGCGACGACCGTACCTACAACCGTGACGAGCGGCAGCGCTTCAACCGGGACGAGCGTTCGTCGTACCGGCGGGACGACCGTTCGCAGGGTGAGCGCGGTGACCGGCCGCGGTTCAACCGCGACGAGCGGCCGCAGTACAACCGGGACAACCGCGACAACCGGTCGCAGTACAACGACCGGCCGCGGTTCGAGCGGGACGACAAGAGCTTCCGGCGCGACGACCGGCGGAGTGAGCGGGTGGAGCAGCCGGTGGATCTCGGGAATGTTGCTGACGACAACCAGTTCGCCGCGCTCGGGCTGGCGCCGCGGCTGGTGCAGCGGCTGGCCCGGGACGGGATCACCACGCCGTTCCCGATCCAGGCCGCGACCATCCCGGACGCGCTGGCCGGCAAGGACGTGCTCGGCCGCGGCCAGACCGGCTCCGGCAAGACCCTCGGCTTCGGGCTCCCGACGCTGATGCGGCTGGCCGGCGGCCGGACCGAGTCGCGCCGCCCGCGCGGCATGATCCTGGTCCCGACGCGTGAGCTCGCGATGCAGGTGCACGACGCCCTCGAGCCGCTCGCGCACGTGATGAACGTGTCGCTGAAGCTGATCGCCGGCGGTCTCCCGTACCCGAAGCAGATCGACGCGCTCCGGCGCGGCGTCGACCTGCTGATCGCCACCCCGGGCCGGCTGATCGACCTGTGCGAGCAGGGCGCGGCCGACCTCGGCGCCGTGGAGATCTCGGTCCTCGACGAGGCCGACCACATGTGCGACATGGGCTTCATGCCGGCGGTCACCACGCTGCTCGACATGACGCCGCCCGAGGGCCAGCGGCTGCTGTTCTCCGCGACCCTCGACAACGACGTCGACACGATCGTGCGGACGTACCTGAAGGACCCGGTGCAGCACTCGACCGAGTCCGGCCAGGCGACGGTCACCACGATGGAGCACCACCTGCTCGTCATCGAGCCGGCGCACAAGCAGTCGCTGACCGCCGAGCTGGCCAGCCGGGACGGCCGGACCATCGTGTTCGTCCGCACCAAGCTGGGCGCCGACCGGATCGCGACGCAGCTGCGCGACCGTGGCGTGATGGCCGCGGCGCTGCACGGCGGCCTCACCCAGGGCATGCGGAACCGGACGCTGGACCAGTTCAAGGACGGTTCGGTGCCGGTGCTGGTGGCAACGGACGTCGCCGCCCGCGGTATCCACGTCGACGACGTGGGCCTGGTCGTCCAGGCCGATCCGCCGGCCGAGCACAAGGACTACCTGCACCGCGCGGGTCGTACGGCGCGTGCCGGTGGCAAGGGTGCCGTCGTCACACTCGTCCTGCCGCACCAGCGGCGCGGAATGATCCGGATGGCCGAGACGGCCGGTGTGAAGGCCGAGCCCGTTCGCGCCCGTCCGGGTGACGAGCTGGTCACCGAGCTGACCGGCGGCAGCAAGCCGTCCGGGTATCCGGTGAAGCTTCCGGCCCCGAAGCCGCAGCGCTTCGCCAAGGGCGGCGGCGGCCGGGGTGGCAAGCGGTTCGGCAGCAACCGTCCGGGTCGCGGCCACGACAACCGCGGCGGCAGCGGTCCACGCCGTACCGGCAACGGACCTCGCCGTACGGACGGCAAGTCCTACCAGCACTGA
- the soxR gene encoding redox-sensitive transcriptional activator SoxR has protein sequence MREENVPSKEHWLSIGEIAQRSGVAASALRFYEDQGLIASRRTAGNQRQYQRSTLRRIAFVQAAQRVGLALAEIKQALDSLPEDRTPTRADWSKLSRTWRSRLDERIAELERLRDDLDSCIGCGCLSLQRCNLYNKEDRLATRGPGARLLNVGIPGEAS, from the coding sequence ATGCGAGAGGAGAACGTCCCGAGCAAGGAGCACTGGCTCTCGATCGGGGAGATCGCGCAGCGGTCCGGGGTGGCGGCGTCGGCGTTGCGGTTCTACGAGGACCAGGGCCTGATCGCGTCCCGCCGGACCGCCGGCAACCAGCGGCAGTACCAGCGCAGCACGCTGCGCCGGATCGCGTTCGTGCAGGCGGCGCAGCGCGTCGGTCTCGCACTCGCCGAGATCAAGCAGGCCCTCGACTCCCTGCCCGAGGACCGGACGCCGACCCGCGCCGACTGGAGCAAACTCTCCCGGACCTGGCGCAGCCGCCTCGACGAACGGATCGCCGAGCTCGAACGGCTCCGCGACGACCTCGACAGCTGCATCGGCTGCGGCTGCCTCAGCCTCCAGCGCTGCAACCTCTACAACAAGGAGGACCGCCTCGCCACCCGCGGCCCAGGCGCCCGCCTCCTCAACGTCGGCATCCCGGGCGAAGCTTCCTAG
- a CDS encoding helix-turn-helix domain-containing protein has protein sequence MPSARGRNLTFTEEARRAQLIDVTIEQVAEGGYAAASLGRIAESAGITKAGVLYHFRSKQALVEAAHQHVLSTLVAAVGAAVDAAGPADGPAAYIRSMVKHLRERPRHVRMLIEAMTSVAPLTDSKARWSAVAGLLSAARAARGLDADLDLRSAALLIGGGIDSIVAESLADPEYDAAAAAELLVDVVERGLLA, from the coding sequence ATGCCTTCAGCCCGCGGCCGGAACCTCACGTTCACCGAGGAGGCGCGCCGCGCGCAGCTGATCGACGTCACGATCGAGCAGGTCGCCGAGGGCGGGTACGCCGCCGCGTCGCTCGGGCGGATCGCGGAGAGCGCCGGCATCACGAAGGCGGGCGTGCTGTATCACTTCCGGTCGAAGCAGGCGCTCGTCGAGGCCGCGCACCAGCACGTCCTGTCGACGCTGGTGGCGGCGGTCGGCGCGGCCGTCGACGCCGCGGGTCCGGCGGACGGCCCGGCGGCGTACATCCGGTCGATGGTCAAGCACCTGCGGGAGCGACCGCGGCACGTGCGGATGCTGATCGAGGCGATGACGTCGGTCGCGCCGCTGACCGATTCGAAGGCGCGCTGGTCAGCGGTCGCGGGCCTGCTGTCAGCGGCGCGCGCGGCCCGCGGGTTGGACGCTGACCTGGACCTACGTTCCGCGGCGCTGTTGATCGGCGGCGGCATCGACTCGATCGTCGCCGAGTCGCTCGCCGATCCGGAGTACGACGCCGCGGCCGCCGCCGAGCTGCTGGTCGACGTGGTCGAGCGCGGGCTGCTCGCCTAG
- a CDS encoding alpha/beta hydrolase, which produces MTKNPRRRRRLLIALCVVGGLVVSAAFALRTPSPVGHWNSPEGFDDYRSKYDAAMRDLPAPAAVRDVRTEYGVVRVYKFAGAKSGLHPLVLLPGTSSGTPVWADNLRSLLAITDVYALDLLGEPGMSIQDKPITSSEDKAAWLDQTLAALPERKFNLLGLSIGGWTTMNLAVRRPDRVATVTTLDAVYVYDGLPFEVVIRSLPATVKWLPRSWRDSFNSYTAGGKPVEHVPVADMIESGMKNYTMRQPQPERITEEQLAALPMPVLAIIAGRSVMHDPAKARSTAERALRTKTVAFYPDASHAVNGEYPDRIASDLRTFLTAHGRS; this is translated from the coding sequence GTGACCAAGAACCCACGCCGCCGCCGGCGCCTGCTGATCGCGCTGTGCGTGGTCGGCGGACTCGTCGTCAGCGCGGCCTTCGCGCTCCGTACGCCGTCGCCGGTCGGCCACTGGAACAGTCCCGAGGGCTTCGACGACTACCGGTCGAAGTACGACGCGGCGATGCGCGACCTCCCGGCGCCGGCCGCGGTCCGCGACGTGCGGACGGAGTACGGCGTCGTCCGCGTATACAAGTTCGCGGGCGCGAAGAGCGGACTGCACCCGCTCGTGCTGCTGCCGGGTACGTCGTCCGGGACGCCGGTCTGGGCCGACAACCTGAGGTCGCTGCTCGCGATCACCGACGTGTACGCGCTGGACCTGCTCGGCGAACCCGGGATGAGCATCCAGGACAAGCCGATCACCTCCAGCGAGGACAAGGCGGCCTGGCTCGACCAGACCCTCGCGGCGCTGCCGGAGCGGAAGTTCAACCTGCTCGGGCTCTCGATCGGCGGCTGGACCACGATGAATCTCGCCGTACGACGGCCGGACCGGGTCGCGACGGTCACCACGCTGGACGCGGTCTACGTGTACGACGGACTGCCGTTCGAGGTCGTGATCCGCTCGCTGCCGGCCACGGTGAAGTGGCTGCCGCGGTCGTGGCGGGACAGCTTCAACTCGTACACCGCCGGCGGGAAGCCTGTGGAGCACGTGCCGGTCGCCGACATGATCGAGTCCGGGATGAAGAACTACACGATGCGGCAGCCGCAGCCGGAGCGGATCACCGAGGAACAGCTCGCCGCGCTGCCGATGCCGGTGCTCGCGATCATCGCCGGGCGGTCGGTGATGCACGACCCGGCGAAGGCTCGCAGTACGGCCGAGCGCGCGCTGCGGACGAAGACCGTGGCGTTCTATCCGGACGCGTCGCACGCGGTCAACGGCGAGTACCCGGACCGGATCGCGAGCGACCTGCGGACGTTCCTCACGGCGCACGGCCGCTCATAA
- the snpA gene encoding snapalysin, with protein sequence MSHRRILTSLAALAAAALAVPALAASPSTAAPATVSTATTRAAYIGSPQDEAATKAFYEAVMKSARAKMAQQAQAGRKVTAVTVTYAVDAPTFRSQISSSTQIWNSSVSNVKLVEGSNYDFYYTEGNDPRGSYASTDGHGSGYIFLDYAQSREYDPTRITAHETGHVLGLPDHYSGPCSELMSGGGPGPSCTNAYPDATERAKVDRLWSNGKTTLPQAAFHTSK encoded by the coding sequence ATGTCGCATCGCCGTATCCTGACCAGCCTCGCGGCGCTCGCCGCCGCCGCGCTGGCCGTGCCCGCACTGGCAGCGTCCCCCTCGACTGCCGCGCCGGCCACCGTTTCCACCGCCACTACCCGGGCGGCGTACATCGGCTCCCCGCAGGACGAGGCCGCCACGAAGGCGTTCTACGAGGCCGTGATGAAGTCCGCCCGCGCGAAGATGGCGCAGCAGGCCCAGGCCGGGCGGAAGGTCACGGCCGTGACCGTCACGTACGCCGTCGACGCACCGACGTTCCGGTCCCAGATCTCTTCCAGCACGCAGATCTGGAACTCGTCGGTGAGCAACGTGAAGCTCGTCGAGGGCAGCAACTACGACTTCTACTACACCGAGGGCAACGACCCGCGCGGCTCGTACGCGTCCACCGACGGGCACGGCAGCGGCTACATCTTCCTCGACTACGCCCAGTCCCGGGAGTACGACCCGACCCGCATCACCGCCCACGAGACCGGCCACGTCCTCGGCCTCCCCGACCACTACTCCGGCCCGTGCTCCGAACTGATGTCCGGCGGCGGCCCCGGCCCGTCCTGCACCAACGCCTACCCCGACGCCACCGAACGCGCCAAGGTCGACCGCCTCTGGTCCAACGGCAAGACCACCCTCCCCCAAGCCGCCTTCCACACCTCCAAGTAA
- a CDS encoding sialidase family protein has product MRFRLVVLALLVMVTTCLTSPAYGAGLEGRAILSPGTAGYSCFRIPALVRGNDGTLVLFAEGRKPSCGDLGTHDVVMVRSTDNGVTWSAPKVVHAGVDQTAHNPAPVVDTRTGRIALLTSRQYNTVWSQYSDDNFATWTQPREITSSAKLAGWSSYATGPSHGIQLQRGAHAGRLVVGTHFSTTDGDRKGGALVYSDDSGTTWRLGARDYAADPDLRVQELSVFERPDGSLFALARDEGGPNPSTVASAISSDAGETFSTGFHAGPAEQSLAVPTVQASTLELRATDRGDRYNRVLLATETRQGTTRENLTIRSTYKGGTEWVDPGGGTVIYGGMAAYTDMTRINDSTVALVYERAVNWSHGYIWFTTFTEADLGLPDGDTSGVPTTPDASGNDLHGYLRGPVSVAGKFGTALSLDGTDDYVQLPFAEKLAVSSGDFTWTGWFKYGASTADQPLLWAYNQGDVYSQLWLRAEPSKNRLRALAQSGETAVTLATTKSYNDQAWHHYALSRQGSTFTLYVDGVAAATATGAIGSVSPKRPFQIHLGQRLDGLQNLKGQLDDFRLYTRALTPAEISTIFTGNSTAPAGLRLRYPF; this is encoded by the coding sequence ATGAGATTCCGCCTGGTGGTGCTTGCGCTTCTCGTGATGGTGACGACCTGTTTGACGTCTCCGGCGTACGGGGCAGGTCTGGAAGGTAGGGCGATCTTGTCGCCGGGGACCGCGGGGTACTCGTGTTTCCGGATTCCCGCTCTGGTGCGCGGGAACGACGGGACGCTGGTGTTGTTCGCGGAGGGACGGAAGCCGTCGTGCGGCGACCTCGGCACGCATGACGTGGTGATGGTGCGGTCCACGGACAACGGGGTGACCTGGAGTGCGCCGAAGGTGGTGCACGCGGGCGTGGACCAGACCGCACACAACCCCGCACCGGTCGTCGACACCCGGACGGGCCGCATCGCGTTGCTGACCTCGCGGCAGTACAACACGGTCTGGTCGCAGTACAGCGACGACAACTTCGCGACCTGGACCCAGCCACGGGAGATCACCAGCAGCGCGAAGCTCGCCGGCTGGAGCAGCTACGCGACAGGTCCCTCGCACGGCATCCAGCTGCAGCGCGGCGCGCACGCCGGCCGGCTGGTCGTCGGCACGCACTTCTCCACCACCGACGGCGACCGCAAGGGCGGCGCGCTCGTCTACAGCGACGACAGCGGTACGACGTGGCGCCTCGGCGCGCGCGACTACGCGGCCGATCCCGACCTCCGCGTGCAGGAACTGTCCGTCTTCGAACGCCCTGACGGCTCGCTGTTCGCGCTCGCCCGCGACGAGGGCGGCCCCAACCCGTCCACGGTCGCCTCGGCGATCTCGTCCGACGCGGGCGAGACGTTCTCCACCGGTTTCCACGCGGGCCCGGCCGAGCAGAGTCTCGCCGTACCGACCGTCCAGGCGTCCACCCTCGAGCTGCGCGCCACCGACCGCGGCGACCGCTACAACCGCGTGCTGCTCGCCACCGAGACCCGCCAGGGCACGACCCGCGAGAACCTCACGATCCGCTCCACCTACAAGGGCGGCACCGAATGGGTCGACCCCGGCGGCGGCACCGTCATCTACGGCGGCATGGCGGCGTACACGGACATGACGAGAATCAACGACAGCACGGTCGCGCTCGTCTACGAACGGGCCGTCAACTGGTCGCACGGGTACATCTGGTTCACCACCTTCACCGAGGCCGACCTCGGCCTGCCGGACGGCGACACCAGCGGCGTACCGACCACTCCCGATGCCTCAGGCAACGATCTCCACGGGTACCTGCGCGGCCCCGTGTCCGTGGCCGGCAAGTTCGGTACGGCGCTCTCGCTCGACGGCACCGACGACTACGTGCAGCTGCCGTTCGCGGAGAAGCTCGCGGTGAGCAGTGGCGACTTCACGTGGACCGGCTGGTTCAAGTACGGCGCCAGCACCGCCGACCAGCCGCTGCTCTGGGCCTACAACCAGGGCGACGTCTACTCGCAGCTCTGGCTGCGCGCCGAACCCTCGAAGAACCGCCTCCGCGCCCTCGCCCAGAGCGGCGAGACCGCGGTGACACTCGCAACCACCAAGTCCTACAACGACCAGGCCTGGCACCACTACGCGCTCTCCCGCCAGGGCAGCACGTTCACGCTGTACGTCGACGGCGTGGCCGCCGCCACCGCCACCGGCGCGATCGGCTCGGTCAGCCCGAAGCGGCCGTTCCAGATCCATCTCGGCCAGCGGCTCGACGGCCTGCAGAACCTCAAGGGCCAGCTCGACGACTTCCGGCTCTACACCCGCGCACTGACCCCGGCGGAGATCTCCACGATCTTCACCGGCAACTCGACCGCTCCGGCGGGGCTGCGGCTCAGATACCCGTTCTGA